A window of Streptomyces sp. Je 1-332 genomic DNA:
TCAAGCGTGACCAATGACGTGAAGGAAATTTTCGCGGGCGCGGCGCCCCCCGCCCCGGCCGCCCTCGCGGCCAAGGTGCGGACCCTCGCACCGTCCATGACCCGCTCCATGCAGCTCGTCGCCGAAGCCGTCGCGGGCGACCCCGCGGGCTGCGCGGCCCTCACGGTCACCGGCCTCGCCGAGCTCACCGGCACCAGCGAGGCCACGGTGGTCCGCACCGCCCGCCTCCTCGGCTACCCCGGCTACCGCGACCTGCGGCTCGCCCTCGCCGGACTCGCCGCCCAGCAGCAGTCGGGCCGCGCGCCCGCCGTCACCGCCGACATAGCCGTCGACGACCCGATCGCGGACGTCGTGGCGAAGCTGGCGTACGACGAGCAGCAGACCCTCGCCGACACCGCGGGCGGCCTCGACACCGTCCAGCTCGGCGCCGCCGTCGCCGCGCTCGCCGTCGCGCCCCGCACCGAGATCTACGGCGTCGCCGCCTCCGGCCTCGTCGCCCAGGACCTCGCGCAGAAGCTCCTTCGCATCGGCCATATCGCCCACGCGCACTCCGACCCGCACCTGGCCGTCACGAACGCCGTCACCCTGCGCTCCAAGGACGTGGCGATCGCGATCACGCACTCCGGGTCGACCGGTGACGTCATCGAACCGCTGCGGGTCGCCTTCGAGCGCGGGGCGACGACCATCGCGATCACCGGCCGCCCCGGCAGCCCCGTATCGCAGTACGCGGATCACATCCTGACCACCTCCACCGCGCGTGAGAGCGAGCTCAGGCCCGCCGCGATGTCGTCGCGCACGAGCCAGCTGCTCGTCGTGGACTGCCTGTTCGTGGGCGTCGCCCAGCGGACGTACGAGACGGCCGCCCCCGCGCTCGCCGCCTCGTACGAAGCGCTCGCGCACCGCCACAGCCCGCGCGGCGGCACCCGCTGAGCCGACCCCCGTAACGCCCGCACCCGCCACCCCCCGCACACGAAAGAGCCGCACCTCATGACCTCCACGACCGACGCCACGGACTCCCCCGCCCCCGGAAGCGGATCCGGATCCGGGGACACGTACGGCGAACTCCGCGCCCAGCTGGACACGCTCACCACGGAGGCGTTCAGGCCCGAGCTCTCCGAGATCGACCGGCTGCCCACGTCGGAGATCGCGAAGATCATGAACGGCGAGGACGCCACCGTGCCCACGGCCGTCGCCGAGCAGCTCCCGGCGATCGCCGCCGCCATCGACGCCACCGCGGAGCGCAT
This region includes:
- a CDS encoding MurR/RpiR family transcriptional regulator produces the protein MTNDVKEIFAGAAPPAPAALAAKVRTLAPSMTRSMQLVAEAVAGDPAGCAALTVTGLAELTGTSEATVVRTARLLGYPGYRDLRLALAGLAAQQQSGRAPAVTADIAVDDPIADVVAKLAYDEQQTLADTAGGLDTVQLGAAVAALAVAPRTEIYGVAASGLVAQDLAQKLLRIGHIAHAHSDPHLAVTNAVTLRSKDVAIAITHSGSTGDVIEPLRVAFERGATTIAITGRPGSPVSQYADHILTTSTARESELRPAAMSSRTSQLLVVDCLFVGVAQRTYETAAPALAASYEALAHRHSPRGGTR